The Phoenix dactylifera cultivar Barhee BC4 chromosome 9, palm_55x_up_171113_PBpolish2nd_filt_p, whole genome shotgun sequence genome window below encodes:
- the LOC103696291 gene encoding histone-lysine N-methyltransferase ASHR2, with protein MRGGVNRITESPMASVAPPEPLLKVADLPGRGRALVATRPIKPGEVLLSDSPLLLYPATLPSAAVFPFCSRCFRSFRSVATSSSVSTGGGPLPCPSCASLSLFCSRRCLSLAVTSSHSSWLCRALLHLPSLPVDLHAPALFLLAAYNLAASSPSDFLRLLSLEGALPDAPEAAALHPFVASLLPRPLPSGFSPELTAALLAKDKSNAFGLMEPFREEDAGERRVRAYGIYPNASFFNHDCLPNACRFDYVDGDGDRNTDIVVRAIHDIPEGREVCLSYFPVNWSYAERQRRLTEDYGFQCECDRCQVEKNWKDDEEVESMEEEEEEGGEGMETLEEENNEGGDGDGDFPHAYFFVRYLCDRENCGGTLAPQPPSPHGTLSNVMECNVCGQLRMEDNINEDVAEDGDGSMIDE; from the coding sequence ATGAGAGGCGGCGTCAATCGGATAACGGAATCTCCCATGGCTTCGGTGGCGCCGCCGGAACCCTTGTTGAAGGTAGCCGATCTCCCCGGACGCGGCCGGGCACTCGTCGCCACCCGCCCCATTAAACCCGGCGAGGTCCTCCTCTCCGACTCCCCCCTCCTTCTCTACCCTGCTACCCTCCCCTCCGCCGCCGTCTTCCCCTTTTGCTCCCGCTGCTTCCGTTCCTTCCGCTCCGTCGCGACCTCCTCCTCCGTCTCCACCGGAGGAGGCCCCCTACCGTGCCCCTCCTgtgcctccctctctctcttctgctcCCGCCGCTGTCTCTCCCTCGCCGTGACCTCTTCCCATTCCTCCTGGCTCTGCCGCGCCCTCCTCCACCTTCCCTCCCTCCCCGTCGACCTCCACGCCCccgccctcttcctccttgccgccTACAACCTCGCCGCCTCCTCCCCGTCCGACTTTCTCCGCCTCCTCTCTCTGGAGGGCGCCCTCCCAGACGCCCCCGAGGCCGCCGCCCTCCACCCCTTCGTCGcctccctccttccccggcCCCTCCCCTCCGGCTTCTCGCCGGAGCTCACCGCCGCGCTCCTCGCCAAGGATAAAAGTAACGCCTTTGGCCTGATGGAGCCGTTCCGGGAGGAGGACGCCGGGGAGAGGAGGGTGAGGGCTTATGGGATCTACCCTAATGCCTCCTTCTTCAACCATGACTGCCTTCCGAATGCTTGCAGGTTCGATTATGTCGATGGTGATGGGGATCGGAACACTGACATTGTGGTGAGAGCTATCCATGACATCCCAGAGGGGAGGGAGGTGTGCTTGAGTTATTTCCCTGTTAATTGGAGCTACGCTGAGAGGCAGAGGAGGCTGACAGAGGACTATGGGTTCCAGTGCGAGTGTGATAGGTGTCAGGTGGAGAAGAATTGGAAGGATGATGAGGAAGTGGAGAgcatggaagaggaggaggaggagggaggtgaAGGGATGGAGACTTTGGAGGAAGAGAATAATGAAGGAGGAGATGGGGATGGGGATTTTCCTCATGCCTATTTCTTTGTAAGGTATCTGTGTGATAGGGAGAACTGTGGAGGAACATTGGCCCCTCAGCCACCATCGCCTCATGGTACACTGTCGAATGTAATGGAGTGCAATGTCTGTGGCCAGTTGAGGATGGAAGATAACATCAATGAAGATGTTGCTGAAGATGGTGATGGTAGTATGATCGATGAATGA